A section of the Ruania halotolerans genome encodes:
- the ilvD gene encoding dihydroxy-acid dehydratase has translation MSDTPDTPGAPDIKPRSRVVTDGLSATASRGMLRAVGMGDEDWVKPQIGIASSWNEITPCNLSLDRLAQGAKEGVHAGGGYPLQFGTISVSDGISMGHEGMHFSLVSREVIADSVETVMMAERLDGSVLLAGCDKSLPGMLMAAARLDLASVFLYAGSIMPGWVKLSDGTEKDVTLIDAFEAVGACQRGRMSVEDVDRIERAICPGEGACGGMYTANTMASVAEAMGMSLPGSAAPPSADRRRDNFAHRSGEAVVEMLRRGITARDIMTKEAFENAIAVVMAFGGSTNAVLHLLAIANEAEVELTLEDFDRVASKVPHLGDLKPFGRYVMNDVDRIGGVPVIMKALLDAGLLHGDCLTVTGKTVAENLADIAPPDPDGKILRALDNPIHPTGGITILHGSLAPEGAVVKSAGFDESVFQGTARVFEREQAALAALEDGTITDGDVVVIRHEGPKGGPGMREMLAITGAIKGAGLGKSVLLLTDGRFSGGTTGLCVGHVAPEAVDGGPVAFVRDGDPIRLDVANKTLDLLVEEDELERRRSEGVAEVPHGFIRGVLAKYAKLVGTASTGAVLG, from the coding sequence CCACCGCCTCCCGAGGGATGCTGCGAGCCGTGGGGATGGGGGATGAGGACTGGGTCAAACCACAGATCGGCATCGCCAGTTCGTGGAACGAGATCACCCCCTGCAACCTCTCCTTGGACCGGCTCGCCCAGGGTGCGAAGGAGGGGGTGCACGCCGGTGGCGGATACCCGCTGCAGTTCGGCACGATCTCCGTCTCCGACGGGATCTCGATGGGGCACGAGGGGATGCACTTCTCGCTGGTTTCCCGCGAGGTGATCGCCGACAGCGTGGAGACGGTGATGATGGCCGAGCGTCTCGATGGCTCCGTGCTGCTCGCCGGGTGTGACAAATCCTTGCCCGGCATGTTGATGGCGGCCGCCCGGCTCGATCTGGCGAGCGTCTTCCTCTACGCCGGTTCGATCATGCCCGGCTGGGTCAAGCTCTCCGACGGCACCGAGAAGGATGTGACGCTGATCGATGCCTTCGAGGCGGTCGGGGCGTGTCAGCGCGGGCGGATGTCCGTCGAGGACGTCGACCGCATCGAGCGTGCGATCTGCCCCGGCGAGGGCGCCTGCGGGGGGATGTACACCGCGAACACGATGGCCTCAGTGGCCGAGGCGATGGGAATGTCGCTGCCTGGATCGGCGGCACCGCCCTCGGCTGACCGGCGCCGGGACAATTTCGCCCACCGCTCCGGCGAGGCAGTCGTGGAGATGCTGCGCCGGGGGATCACTGCGCGCGACATCATGACCAAGGAGGCGTTCGAGAACGCCATCGCCGTGGTGATGGCGTTCGGCGGCTCGACCAACGCCGTGCTGCACCTGCTCGCCATCGCGAACGAAGCGGAGGTGGAGCTGACCCTCGAGGACTTCGACCGCGTGGCCTCGAAGGTGCCGCACCTGGGCGATCTGAAGCCGTTCGGCCGGTACGTGATGAATGACGTGGACCGCATCGGCGGCGTGCCGGTGATCATGAAGGCGCTGCTGGACGCCGGGCTGTTGCACGGCGACTGCCTGACCGTGACCGGGAAGACTGTTGCCGAGAACCTCGCGGACATCGCGCCCCCCGACCCGGACGGGAAGATCCTGCGGGCGTTGGACAATCCGATCCACCCCACCGGGGGCATCACCATCTTGCACGGATCCCTCGCCCCGGAGGGAGCGGTGGTCAAATCAGCCGGCTTCGACGAGTCGGTCTTCCAGGGGACCGCCCGCGTGTTCGAGCGGGAGCAGGCCGCATTGGCTGCCCTGGAGGATGGCACGATCACCGACGGCGATGTCGTGGTGATCCGCCACGAGGGCCCCAAAGGTGGTCCAGGCATGCGCGAGATGCTCGCCATCACCGGCGCCATCAAGGGGGCGGGACTCGGTAAGTCGGTGCTCCTGCTCACCGACGGCCGCTTCTCCGGCGGCACGACTGGTCTGTGCGTGGGGCACGTGGCGCCCGAAGCCGTCGACGGCGGCCCGGTCGCCTTCGTGCGCGACGGTGACCCGATCCGCCTGGACGTGGCGAACAAGACACTCGACCTGCTGGTCGAGGAGGACGAGTTGGAGCGGCGACGGTCTGAGGGTGTGGCCGAGGTGCCGCACGGGTTCATCCGCGGTGTGCTCGCCAAGTACGCCAAGCTCGTCGGCACCGCGTCGACGGGAGCGGTGCTGGGGTAG
- a CDS encoding SRPBCC domain-containing protein: MSDIEVTVPLAADAAHAFSVYVAGLWWPPAWSEDPERFERLVLQPRVGGRVLARYTGGREDDWGEVLDYQPGRRLQHTYAHASGVPSLITAEFVDRDEGGSDLHFRHGGWTAENDQDRPMAAVWADQLDVFAEMSERDPRPPRTPPD; the protein is encoded by the coding sequence ATGAGTGATATCGAGGTGACGGTGCCACTGGCCGCTGACGCCGCGCACGCCTTCTCGGTGTACGTGGCCGGGCTCTGGTGGCCACCGGCCTGGTCTGAGGACCCGGAACGCTTCGAGCGGCTGGTGCTCCAGCCACGGGTCGGCGGGCGGGTTCTGGCCCGCTACACCGGCGGACGCGAGGACGACTGGGGCGAGGTCCTCGACTACCAGCCCGGTCGCCGGCTGCAGCACACCTACGCGCACGCCTCAGGTGTGCCCAGTCTCATCACGGCGGAGTTCGTCGACCGCGACGAGGGGGGCTCGGACCTGCACTTCCGGCACGGCGGATGGACCGCGGAGAACGACCAGGACCGACCGATGGCCGCCGTCTGGGCCGATCAACTCGACGTGTTCGCGGAGATGAGTGAGCGCGACCCGCGCCCGCCCCGCACACCGCCGGACTGA
- a CDS encoding VOC family protein has protein sequence MTTLSAEQVAAHDGLEDWRVIKTSLHTSYATGSFAVGSRLVGRIAQIADELNHHPDVTLRYPNVLIETTSHDVDGLTERDITLARRISELARAEGIAADPTRCSALEIAIDALDHAAVAPFWRAVLGYDDAALGYGGDPDEPDALRHPDGRHPDVWFQQMDAPRPQRNRIHVDVCVPQDVAEARVAAAVAAGGVLLSDDRAPSFWVLADLEGNEACVCTSFGREG, from the coding sequence ATGACGACACTGAGTGCAGAGCAGGTGGCAGCACACGACGGTCTTGAGGACTGGCGGGTCATCAAGACCTCCCTGCACACCAGTTATGCGACGGGATCCTTCGCCGTCGGGTCGCGCCTGGTCGGACGGATCGCGCAGATCGCCGACGAACTCAACCACCACCCGGACGTCACGTTGCGCTACCCGAACGTGCTGATCGAGACCACCTCCCACGACGTCGACGGTCTGACCGAACGGGACATCACGCTGGCACGGCGCATCAGCGAGCTCGCCCGTGCTGAGGGAATCGCCGCGGACCCGACGCGATGCAGTGCGCTGGAGATCGCCATCGACGCACTCGACCACGCCGCTGTGGCCCCGTTCTGGCGTGCCGTGCTCGGCTATGACGATGCAGCGCTGGGCTACGGCGGCGATCCTGACGAGCCGGATGCCCTGCGCCATCCGGACGGGCGCCACCCCGACGTCTGGTTTCAGCAGATGGACGCTCCGCGACCCCAGCGCAACCGCATCCACGTGGACGTGTGTGTCCCGCAGGACGTAGCCGAGGCGAGGGTGGCGGCAGCTGTGGCGGCGGGAGGCGTGCTGCTCTCCGACGACCGGGCACCGTCGTTCTGGGTGCTCGCCGACCTGGAGGGCAACGAGGCGTGCGTGTGCACCTCGTTCGGACGCGAGGGGTGA
- a CDS encoding acetolactate synthase large subunit gives MANVPHPTPPRPQPPKPALAPADAGAVTGEPMTGAASIVRSLEAVGVETVFGIPGGAVLPVYDPLFDSSVRHILVRHEQGAGHAAAGYAASTGKVGVCMATSGPGATNLVTPLADAHMDSVPMVAITGQVAEPLIGTDAFQEADIVGITMPITKHSFLITDPAEIPARIAEAFHIASTGRPGPVLVDIAKSAMQAQTTFTWPPAHLDIPGYRPITKPHIKQIKEAARLLATARRPVLYVGGGAIRAKASEDLLNLTNLSGAPVVTTLMARGALPDSHPQHLGMPGMHGTVAAVAALQKADLVVALGTRFDDRVTGRLDSFAPGATVVHADIDPAEISKNRFADVPIVGDLKDVLADLIAELEREQAHHGKPDLEGWWSTLDHLRETYSLGWTPTEDGLLAPQHVISRIGEISGPDSIYVAGVGQHQMWAAQFIRYQKPRNWLNSGGLGTMGYSVPAAMGAKVARPDDTVWAIDGDGCFQMTNQELATCAIEGIPIKVAIINNSSLGMVRQWQTLFYDSRYSNTDLNTGHETVRIPDFVKLAEAYGCVGLRCDKVTDVDETIRQAEAINDRPVVVDFVVSRDAMVWPMVAAGVSNDDIQYARGISPAFERDE, from the coding sequence ATGGCCAACGTGCCACATCCCACGCCGCCGCGACCGCAGCCGCCGAAGCCGGCACTTGCCCCGGCCGACGCTGGCGCGGTCACGGGTGAGCCCATGACCGGTGCCGCATCGATCGTCCGCTCGCTCGAGGCCGTCGGGGTAGAGACGGTCTTCGGCATTCCGGGCGGGGCCGTGCTCCCGGTCTACGACCCGCTGTTCGACTCCTCGGTGCGACACATTCTGGTGCGGCACGAGCAGGGTGCCGGGCACGCTGCTGCGGGCTATGCAGCCTCCACCGGCAAGGTGGGCGTGTGTATGGCCACCTCCGGCCCCGGCGCCACGAACCTGGTGACCCCGCTGGCGGATGCCCACATGGACTCGGTGCCGATGGTCGCGATCACTGGTCAGGTCGCCGAGCCGCTCATCGGCACGGACGCCTTTCAGGAGGCGGACATCGTCGGCATCACCATGCCGATCACGAAGCACTCCTTCCTCATCACCGATCCGGCGGAGATCCCGGCTCGGATTGCCGAGGCGTTCCACATCGCCAGCACCGGTCGCCCTGGTCCCGTGTTGGTGGACATCGCCAAGAGCGCGATGCAGGCCCAGACCACCTTCACCTGGCCGCCGGCGCACCTGGACATCCCCGGATACCGGCCGATCACCAAGCCACACATCAAGCAGATCAAGGAGGCCGCCCGGCTGCTCGCCACCGCGCGCCGTCCCGTGCTGTATGTGGGTGGTGGGGCGATCCGGGCGAAGGCTTCCGAGGATCTGCTCAACCTGACGAACCTCTCCGGTGCTCCCGTCGTGACCACTTTGATGGCGCGCGGCGCGCTGCCCGACTCCCACCCACAGCACTTGGGTATGCCTGGGATGCACGGCACGGTGGCCGCTGTGGCTGCCCTGCAGAAGGCCGATCTCGTCGTGGCACTCGGCACCCGGTTCGACGACCGGGTGACCGGCCGGCTGGACAGTTTCGCCCCCGGCGCGACCGTGGTGCACGCCGATATCGACCCGGCGGAGATCTCCAAGAACCGCTTCGCCGATGTGCCCATCGTCGGCGATCTCAAGGACGTGCTCGCGGACTTGATTGCCGAGTTGGAGCGGGAGCAAGCTCACCATGGCAAGCCGGACCTGGAGGGCTGGTGGTCCACGCTGGATCACCTGCGCGAGACCTACTCCCTGGGCTGGACGCCCACCGAGGACGGGCTGCTCGCGCCGCAGCACGTGATCTCCCGGATCGGCGAGATCTCTGGACCCGACTCGATCTACGTCGCGGGTGTGGGTCAGCACCAGATGTGGGCTGCGCAGTTCATTCGCTACCAGAAGCCGCGGAATTGGCTGAACTCTGGTGGTCTGGGCACGATGGGTTACTCGGTGCCGGCCGCGATGGGCGCCAAGGTCGCGCGGCCGGATGACACCGTGTGGGCGATCGACGGTGACGGCTGCTTCCAGATGACCAACCAGGAGCTGGCCACCTGTGCCATCGAGGGCATCCCGATCAAGGTTGCCATCATCAACAACTCCTCGCTGGGCATGGTTCGTCAGTGGCAGACGCTGTTCTACGACTCGCGCTACTCGAACACGGACCTGAACACCGGTCACGAGACGGTGCGGATCCCGGACTTCGTCAAGCTCGCCGAGGCCTACGGCTGCGTCGGGTTGCGCTGCGACAAGGTCACCGACGTGGACGAGACGATCCGCCAGGCTGAGGCGATCAACGACCGGCCCGTGGTGGTCGACTTCGTGGTCAGCCGTGACGCGATGGTGTGGCCGATGGTCGCTGCCGGCGTCAGCAACGACGACATTCAGTACGCCCGTGGCATCAGTCCCGCTTTCGAGCGGGACGAGTGA
- the ilvN gene encoding acetolactate synthase small subunit: MSRHTLSVLVENKPGVLTRVSALFARRAFNIHSLAVGPTEHPDISRITVVVDVASNPLEQVTKQLNKLVNVLKIVELAPHASVQRELLLVKVKADDASRTAVLQVVELFRAHVVDVTPEAVTIEATGGEEKLQALLASLEPYGIREIVQSGAVAIGRGAKSMTDRALERINRTA, from the coding sequence ATGTCCCGACACACACTCTCCGTGCTCGTGGAGAACAAGCCCGGTGTGCTCACCCGAGTCTCGGCCCTGTTCGCCCGGCGCGCGTTCAACATCCACTCGCTCGCAGTGGGCCCCACCGAACACCCGGACATCTCCCGGATCACCGTGGTGGTCGACGTGGCGTCGAACCCGCTGGAGCAGGTGACCAAACAGCTGAACAAGCTCGTGAACGTCCTCAAGATCGTCGAGCTGGCTCCGCATGCTTCAGTGCAGCGGGAGCTGTTGCTGGTGAAGGTGAAGGCCGATGACGCCTCCCGCACTGCCGTGCTGCAGGTGGTCGAATTGTTCCGGGCGCATGTGGTGGACGTGACACCGGAGGCGGTCACCATCGAGGCCACCGGTGGCGAGGAGAAGCTGCAGGCGCTGCTCGCCTCGCTGGAGCCGTACGGTATCCGTGAGATTGTCCAGTCCGGCGCCGTGGCGATCGGCCGTGGAGCCAAGTCCATGACCGATCGCGCACTGGAGCGCATCAACCGCACTGCGTGA